A region from the bacterium genome encodes:
- the leuC gene encoding 3-isopropylmalate dehydratase large subunit encodes MAAGPRTLSEKVWDAHVVHAGDDGTDILFIDLHLLHEVTSPQAFDGLRMAGRSLRRPDLTVATEDHNVPTANISGPVADAVSRRQLESLRANCAEFGVPLYPMGHDRQGIVHVIGPELGLTLPGSTVVCGDSHTSTHGAFGALAFGIGTSEVEHVLATQTLPQARPRTMAVTVDGELPAGSGPKDVILSIIGRIGTGGGIGSVIEYRGAVIKALSMEGRMTVCNMSIEAGARAGMVAPDDTTFAYLQGRPHAPAGAAWDEAVEHWRALRTDDGAGFDTEVHLDGADIPPHVTWGTNPGHVAPLDGAVPSPDEAGDAAGRDAAVRALEYMGLAAGTPMRDIPVDTVFIGSCTNSRIEDLRTVAEVVAGRRVAPGMRTLVVPGSMQVKHQAEAEGLHEVLIAAGFDWREPGCSMCLGMNPDKISAGERCASTSNRNFEGRQGIGGRTHLVSPAVAAATAVAGHFAAPADLD; translated from the coding sequence ATGGCAGCCGGCCCTCGCACGCTCAGCGAGAAGGTCTGGGACGCCCACGTCGTCCACGCCGGCGACGACGGCACCGACATCCTCTTCATCGACCTGCACCTGCTGCACGAGGTCACCTCCCCGCAGGCGTTCGACGGCCTGCGCATGGCGGGCCGCAGCTTGCGCCGCCCCGACCTCACCGTGGCGACCGAGGACCACAACGTGCCCACTGCCAACATCAGCGGCCCGGTGGCCGACGCCGTGTCGCGCCGCCAGCTGGAGTCGCTGCGGGCCAACTGCGCCGAATTCGGGGTGCCGCTGTACCCCATGGGCCACGACCGCCAGGGCATCGTCCACGTCATCGGCCCCGAACTGGGCCTCACCCTGCCGGGCAGCACCGTGGTCTGCGGCGACAGCCACACCTCCACCCACGGCGCCTTCGGGGCGCTGGCATTCGGCATCGGCACCAGCGAGGTCGAGCACGTGCTGGCCACCCAGACGCTGCCGCAGGCCCGGCCCCGCACCATGGCGGTCACCGTGGACGGCGAGCTGCCGGCCGGTTCGGGCCCCAAGGACGTGATCCTGTCGATCATCGGGCGCATCGGCACCGGCGGCGGCATCGGCTCGGTCATCGAGTACCGGGGCGCCGTCATCAAGGCCCTCTCCATGGAGGGCCGCATGACCGTGTGCAACATGTCCATCGAGGCGGGCGCCCGGGCCGGCATGGTCGCCCCCGACGACACCACCTTCGCCTATCTGCAGGGCCGCCCGCACGCCCCGGCGGGCGCCGCCTGGGACGAGGCGGTCGAGCACTGGCGGGCGCTGCGCACCGACGACGGGGCGGGCTTCGACACCGAGGTGCACCTCGACGGCGCCGACATCCCGCCGCACGTCACCTGGGGCACCAACCCGGGCCACGTGGCGCCGCTCGACGGCGCCGTGCCGTCGCCCGACGAGGCCGGCGACGCCGCCGGGCGGGACGCCGCCGTCCGGGCGCTGGAGTACATGGGCCTCGCCGCCGGCACGCCCATGCGGGACATCCCCGTCGACACCGTGTTCATCGGCTCGTGCACCAACAGCCGCATCGAGGACCTGCGGACCGTGGCCGAGGTGGTGGCGGGCCGGCGGGTGGCGCCGGGCATGCGCACCCTGGTGGTGCCGGGCTCGATGCAGGTGAAGCACCAGGCCGAGGCCGAGGGTCTGCACGAGGTGCTCATCGCAGCCGGGTTCGATTGGCGGGAGCCGGGCTGCTCCATGTGCCTGGGCATGAACCCCGACAAGATCTCCGCCGGCGAGCGCTGCGCCAGCACCAGCAACCGCAACTTCGAGGGCCGCCAGGGGATCGGCGGGCGCACCCACCTCGTGTCGCCGGCGGTGGCGGCGGCAACCGCGGTGGCCGGCCACTTCGCCGCCCCGGCCGACCTGGACTGA
- a CDS encoding transcription elongation factor GreA — MNAPQLTRVAYERLQEELAYLTGPANEAITAQIAAARALGDLSENGDYHAAREEKGKMQGRIQQIQALLENAVVVSPGDGPADRATVGSLVDLRFEGDEDTERYLIGTIEERHEDYDVVSPSSPLGVAMIGARPGDVVRYEAPAGPVEVTVVDVVTAEDRH, encoded by the coding sequence ATGAACGCCCCGCAGTTGACGCGTGTGGCCTACGAGCGGCTGCAGGAGGAGCTCGCCTACCTCACCGGGCCGGCCAACGAGGCCATCACGGCGCAGATCGCCGCCGCCCGGGCCCTCGGCGACCTCTCCGAGAACGGCGACTACCACGCCGCCCGCGAGGAGAAGGGCAAGATGCAGGGCCGCATCCAGCAGATCCAGGCGCTGCTGGAGAACGCGGTGGTGGTTTCCCCCGGCGACGGGCCCGCCGACCGCGCCACCGTGGGCTCGCTGGTGGATCTGCGCTTCGAGGGCGACGAGGACACCGAGCGCTACCTCATCGGCACCATCGAGGAGCGCCACGAGGACTACGACGTGGTGTCGCCCTCCTCGCCGCTCGGGGTGGCCATGATCGGCGCCCGGCCCGGCGACGTGGTGCGCTACGAGGCGCCCGCCGGCCCGGTGGAGGTCACCGTCGTGGACGTCGTCACCGCCGAGGACCGCCACTGA
- a CDS encoding 3-isopropylmalate dehydrogenase translates to MATHRIGVLAGDGIGPEVIGEGLKVIEAAGVNFETVDYDLGGERYLRDGTVLPDSVVEEWRGLDAIYVGAVGTPDVPPGTLERGLLLRMRFELDLYINLRPFRLPERNIDMAVIRENTEGAYAGEGGFLRKGTPHEIVTQGSVNTRMGVERAIRFGFELASKRRRHVTLVHKTNVMTYSGDLWYRTFEEVAAEYPDYGTAYNHVDAACIYFVDSPDRYDVIVTDNLFGDILTDLGGAVSGGIGKAASANLNAAGTGPSMFEPVHGSAPDIAGQGIADPSAAILSAAMMLEHLGENAAAAAIDRACMAVDGSVGGTSAIGDAIAGAVAG, encoded by the coding sequence ATGGCGACACATCGCATTGGAGTGCTGGCAGGCGACGGGATCGGGCCGGAGGTGATCGGCGAGGGCCTGAAGGTCATCGAGGCCGCCGGCGTGAACTTCGAGACGGTGGACTACGACCTCGGCGGCGAGCGCTACCTGCGCGACGGCACCGTGCTGCCCGACAGCGTGGTGGAGGAGTGGCGGGGCCTCGACGCCATCTACGTGGGCGCGGTGGGCACCCCCGACGTGCCGCCGGGCACCCTGGAGCGGGGCCTGCTGCTGCGGATGCGCTTCGAGTTGGACCTGTACATCAACCTGCGCCCCTTCCGCCTGCCCGAACGCAACATCGACATGGCCGTCATCAGGGAGAACACCGAGGGCGCCTACGCCGGCGAGGGCGGGTTCCTGCGCAAGGGCACACCGCACGAGATCGTCACGCAGGGCTCGGTGAACACCCGCATGGGCGTGGAGCGGGCCATCCGCTTCGGCTTCGAGTTGGCCTCCAAGCGGCGCCGCCACGTCACGCTGGTGCACAAGACCAACGTGATGACCTACTCCGGCGACCTGTGGTACCGCACCTTCGAGGAGGTCGCGGCCGAATACCCCGACTACGGCACCGCCTACAACCACGTGGACGCCGCCTGCATCTACTTCGTGGACTCGCCGGACCGCTACGACGTGATCGTGACCGACAACCTGTTCGGCGACATCCTCACCGACCTGGGCGGGGCGGTCAGCGGCGGCATCGGCAAGGCCGCCTCGGCGAACCTGAACGCGGCCGGCACCGGACCGTCGATGTTCGAGCCCGTGCACGGCTCGGCGCCCGACATCGCCGGGCAGGGCATCGCCGATCCGAGCGCGGCGATCCTGTCGGCGGCGATGATGCTGGAGCACCTGGGCGAGAACGCCGCCGCGGCGGCCATCGACCGGGCCTGCATGGCCGTCGACGGCAGCGTGGGTGGCACCAGCGCCATCGGCGACGCCATCGCCGGCGCCGTAGCCGGCTAG
- a CDS encoding branched-chain amino acid transaminase codes for MPIQPVEKIWMDGEFVDWHDAKVHILTHTLHYGNGVFEGIRAYATDRGAAVFRLTPHIERLFRSAKILGIQIPYTPEELVEATKQTVAINELESCYIRPLVYLGYGEMGLNPMPCPVNVSIATWSWGIYLGADSINTGVRMMISSWQRHDPNAMPPAAKGCGHYINSQMAKVSALNAGYDEAILLSPQGHVSECTGENLFVVMDGRIITPPTSAGALGGITQDAIETIAGDLEIPYETGNLLRSDLYTADEAFLSGTAAEVVPIRSIDDREIGDPGPVTRQIQEVFYEAVQGKVDRYKEWNEYVNE; via the coding sequence ATGCCGATTCAGCCCGTCGAGAAGATCTGGATGGACGGTGAGTTCGTGGACTGGCACGACGCCAAGGTGCACATCCTCACCCACACCCTGCACTACGGGAACGGCGTATTCGAGGGCATCCGCGCCTACGCGACCGACCGGGGGGCCGCCGTTTTCCGCCTCACGCCCCACATCGAGCGGCTGTTCCGCAGCGCCAAGATCCTGGGGATCCAGATCCCGTACACGCCCGAGGAGCTGGTGGAGGCCACGAAGCAGACCGTGGCGATCAACGAGCTGGAATCGTGCTACATCCGCCCGCTAGTGTACCTGGGCTACGGCGAGATGGGGCTCAACCCCATGCCCTGCCCGGTGAACGTGTCGATCGCCACGTGGAGTTGGGGCATCTACCTGGGCGCCGACTCCATCAACACCGGCGTGCGCATGATGATCAGCTCGTGGCAGCGCCACGACCCCAACGCCATGCCGCCGGCCGCCAAGGGCTGCGGGCACTACATCAACAGCCAGATGGCCAAGGTGTCGGCCCTGAACGCCGGCTACGACGAGGCCATCCTGCTGTCGCCGCAGGGCCACGTCAGCGAATGCACCGGCGAGAACCTGTTCGTCGTGATGGACGGGCGGATCATCACGCCGCCGACCAGCGCGGGCGCCCTCGGGGGCATCACCCAGGACGCCATCGAGACCATCGCCGGCGACCTGGAGATCCCGTACGAGACCGGGAACCTGCTGCGCAGCGACCTGTACACGGCCGATGAGGCGTTCCTCAGCGGCACCGCGGCGGAGGTGGTGCCGATCCGCTCGATCGACGACCGGGAGATCGGCGACCCGGGGCCGGTGACCCGCCAGATCCAAGAGGTGTTCTACGAGGCGGTCCAGGGGAAGGTGGACCGCTACAAGGAGTGGAACGAGTATGTCAACGAGTAG
- the cimA gene encoding citramalate synthase, whose product MSTSSGAGRGVAGDGADTAAAGAAPALPTGAGAAARTGAAAGAGTAEAGAAARAGAARARAVWLSGDLEARARAAAAAHRTPAAVEIYDTTLRDGSQLEGISLTVEDKLRIARELDRLGVHYIEGGWPGANPKDDEFFARAAEELRLETARLAAFGSTRRVGGRCDGDAVLANLLAAGTRTVCIVGKCWDYHVSEALRTSLDEGIAMAAESVAYLVGAGRRVFFDAEGAFDGYKHNPDYSLAVLAAVAEAGAERLVLCDTNGGSLPHEVYAIVAEIVDALGAPVGVHLHNDTGCGVANALAGVRAGATQVQGTINGYGERTGNCDLVPIIANLSLKMGVATLPPERLELLTSVSRRVAEMVNWVPDPQQPYVGTSAFAHKAGLHASALARRADAYEHIDPAAVGNGTRFVVSEMAGRSSIELKAQELGIELDGATISQLIETLKRLEYEGYQFEVADASLELWMRAALGWEQPFFGIESFRVEVGRHLRSGGAPVGVSGPRRPDDDAMHRQCEATIKLWVGDQRRITVGEGNGPVNALHNALLSAAGDHYPEIARIALTDYKVRVLDTAAGTAAVTRVLIDSTDGARTWTTIGVSENIVEASWEALCDSIVWGLLHSDAEAPAGESWALSRRGR is encoded by the coding sequence ATGTCAACGAGTAGCGGCGCGGGCCGCGGGGTGGCCGGCGACGGCGCCGACACCGCCGCGGCAGGCGCCGCGCCGGCCCTGCCGACCGGGGCCGGTGCTGCTGCTCGAACCGGAGCCGCCGCCGGAGCCGGTACCGCTGAGGCCGGTGCTGCTGCTCGAGCCGGAGCCGCGAGAGCCCGTGCCGTCTGGCTGAGCGGCGACCTCGAAGCCCGGGCCCGGGCCGCGGCGGCCGCCCACCGCACGCCGGCCGCGGTGGAGATCTACGACACCACCCTGCGCGACGGCAGCCAACTCGAGGGCATCTCGCTGACCGTCGAGGACAAGCTGCGCATCGCCCGGGAGCTGGACCGCCTCGGCGTGCACTACATCGAGGGCGGCTGGCCGGGCGCCAACCCCAAGGACGACGAGTTCTTCGCCCGGGCCGCCGAGGAGCTGCGGCTGGAGACGGCCCGCCTGGCAGCGTTCGGCTCCACCCGGCGGGTGGGGGGCCGCTGCGACGGCGACGCCGTGCTGGCGAACCTGCTGGCGGCCGGCACCCGGACGGTGTGCATCGTGGGCAAGTGCTGGGACTACCACGTCAGCGAGGCGCTGCGCACCAGCCTGGACGAGGGCATCGCCATGGCGGCGGAGTCGGTGGCGTACCTGGTCGGGGCGGGCCGGCGGGTGTTCTTCGACGCCGAGGGGGCCTTCGACGGCTACAAGCACAACCCGGACTACTCGCTGGCGGTGCTGGCGGCGGTGGCCGAGGCCGGGGCGGAGCGGCTGGTGCTGTGCGACACCAACGGGGGCTCGCTGCCGCACGAGGTGTACGCCATCGTGGCGGAGATCGTGGACGCCCTCGGCGCCCCGGTCGGGGTGCACCTGCACAACGACACCGGCTGCGGGGTGGCCAACGCGCTGGCCGGCGTGCGGGCCGGGGCCACCCAGGTGCAGGGCACGATCAACGGCTACGGCGAGCGCACCGGCAACTGCGACCTGGTGCCGATCATCGCCAACCTGAGCCTGAAGATGGGCGTGGCGACGCTGCCGCCGGAGCGGCTGGAGCTGCTGACGTCGGTCTCCCGGCGGGTGGCGGAGATGGTCAACTGGGTGCCGGACCCCCAGCAGCCCTACGTGGGCACCTCGGCGTTCGCCCACAAGGCCGGGCTGCACGCCAGCGCCCTGGCCCGCCGGGCCGACGCCTACGAGCACATCGACCCGGCAGCGGTGGGCAACGGCACCCGGTTCGTGGTCTCGGAGATGGCGGGACGCTCGTCGATCGAGTTGAAGGCCCAGGAGCTGGGCATCGAGCTGGACGGCGCCACGATCAGCCAGCTGATCGAGACCCTGAAGCGGCTGGAGTACGAGGGCTACCAGTTCGAGGTGGCCGACGCCTCCCTGGAGTTGTGGATGCGGGCGGCCCTCGGCTGGGAGCAACCGTTCTTCGGCATCGAGTCGTTCCGGGTGGAGGTGGGGCGGCACCTGCGGTCGGGCGGTGCGCCGGTCGGTGTCTCCGGGCCGAGACGGCCCGACGACGACGCCATGCACCGCCAGTGCGAGGCCACGATCAAGCTGTGGGTGGGCGACCAGCGGCGCATCACCGTCGGCGAGGGCAACGGCCCGGTGAACGCCCTGCACAACGCCCTGCTGTCGGCGGCCGGCGATCACTACCCCGAGATCGCCCGCATCGCCCTCACCGACTACAAGGTGCGGGTCCTGGACACGGCCGCCGGCACTGCCGCGGTCACCAGGGTGCTGATCGACTCCACCGACGGCGCCCGCACGTGGACCACGATCGGCGTGTCGGAGAACATCGTGGAGGCCTCCTGGGAGGCGCTCTGCGACTCGATCGTCTGGGGCCTGCTCCACAGCGACGCCGAGGCGCCGGCCGGGGAGTCCTGGGCGCTCAGTCGGCGAGGTCGCTGA
- a CDS encoding LLM class F420-dependent oxidoreductase: MLFGIKTSQQDTDWADMLAVWTEADDIPVFTSAWNFDHFYPIYSDSTGECLEGWTTLTALAQATKRLRVGCMVTGIVYRHPAVLASMASTVDIISGGRLEFGIGAAWNEEECEGYGIRLGTLTERFDRFAEACEVITGLLTQEVTTFDGRYYTLSEARNNPPGVQKPHPPICIGGGGERRTLPLVARFADHWNCPPDWDAPPGQVNTDGFRAKRDVLYEACAAIGRPPGEIMISTHVRVPPDGSPGPVVEACAGYAEAGMDLAICYLPPPHDPAVLEPLAEALSDLAD, encoded by the coding sequence ATGCTCTTCGGAATCAAGACCTCGCAGCAGGACACTGACTGGGCGGACATGCTGGCCGTCTGGACCGAGGCCGACGACATCCCGGTCTTCACGTCGGCCTGGAACTTCGATCACTTCTACCCCATCTACTCGGACTCCACGGGTGAGTGCCTGGAGGGCTGGACGACCCTCACCGCACTGGCGCAGGCCACGAAGCGCCTGCGGGTGGGCTGCATGGTGACCGGCATCGTGTACCGCCACCCCGCGGTGCTGGCGTCCATGGCGTCCACGGTGGACATCATCAGCGGGGGCCGGCTGGAGTTCGGCATCGGCGCCGCCTGGAACGAGGAGGAGTGCGAGGGCTACGGCATCCGCCTCGGCACCCTGACCGAGCGCTTCGACCGTTTCGCGGAGGCCTGCGAGGTCATCACGGGCCTGCTCACGCAGGAGGTCACCACGTTCGACGGCCGCTACTACACGCTCAGCGAGGCCCGCAACAACCCGCCGGGCGTCCAGAAGCCGCATCCTCCCATCTGCATCGGCGGCGGGGGCGAGCGGCGCACGCTGCCGCTGGTGGCCCGCTTCGCCGACCACTGGAACTGCCCCCCCGACTGGGACGCCCCGCCCGGCCAGGTCAACACCGACGGCTTCCGGGCCAAGCGCGACGTGCTGTACGAGGCCTGCGCCGCCATCGGCCGGCCCCCCGGCGAGATCATGATCTCGACGCACGTCAGGGTGCCGCCCGACGGCTCCCCCGGCCCGGTCGTCGAAGCCTGTGCCGGCTACGCCGAGGCCGGCATGGATCTGGCCATCTGCTACCTGCCCCCACCGCACGACCCGGCGGTCCTCGAACCCCTCGCCGAGGCCCTCAGCGACCTCGCCGACTGA
- a CDS encoding glutamate--tRNA ligase family protein, whose amino-acid sequence MTRPRVRFAPSPTGFLHVGSARTALFNWIYARSVGGRMLLRIEDTDEARNQPEVVDLIYDLLEWLGIDWDEEPVFQSERRERHREAVESLLAGGGAYLCDADNQPVAGTTLQPGLAARFRMPEGRTVTFQDVVRGEVSFASDDLEDFVVWRSAGAATFLLANAVDDVDMGVTHAIRGEDLLSGVPKVILLLEALGAEAPVYAHLPLLVNASRKKLSKRRDDVSLGDYRARGYLPEAMANHLALLGWGPTDGVEIRPMAEIIEQFRLADVNRAPAFFDTKKLEHFNGVYIRALSTEEYLRRSEPWLGEAAPWPAERTRPEVLEALAPVVQEKVRTLGDIGRYVDWLFLEEPPADDDSWRKAMGGPQAPAVLDDAIATYAAADWTPEAAHAAALALAERHDLKLGKAQAPIRVALTGRTVGPPLFESMVLLDRAEVLRRLRNARARLDSEPAG is encoded by the coding sequence GTGACCCGGCCACGGGTGCGGTTCGCCCCGTCGCCGACGGGGTTCCTGCACGTCGGCTCGGCCCGGACGGCGCTGTTCAACTGGATCTACGCCCGCTCGGTGGGCGGGCGGATGCTGCTGCGCATCGAGGACACCGACGAGGCCCGCAACCAGCCCGAAGTGGTCGACCTCATCTACGACCTGCTGGAGTGGCTGGGCATCGACTGGGACGAGGAGCCCGTGTTCCAGTCCGAGCGCAGAGAGCGCCACCGGGAGGCCGTGGAGTCGCTGCTGGCCGGCGGCGGCGCCTACCTCTGCGACGCCGACAACCAGCCGGTGGCGGGCACGACGCTGCAGCCCGGCCTGGCGGCCCGGTTCCGGATGCCCGAGGGGCGCACGGTGACGTTCCAGGACGTCGTGCGCGGCGAGGTGTCCTTCGCCAGCGACGACCTGGAGGACTTCGTGGTGTGGCGCTCCGCCGGGGCGGCCACGTTCCTGCTGGCCAATGCCGTCGACGACGTGGACATGGGCGTCACGCACGCCATCAGGGGCGAGGACCTGCTGTCGGGGGTGCCGAAGGTGATCCTGCTGCTGGAGGCCCTGGGGGCCGAGGCGCCCGTCTACGCCCACCTGCCGCTGCTGGTGAACGCCTCCCGCAAGAAGCTCTCCAAGCGGCGCGACGACGTGTCGCTGGGCGACTACCGGGCCCGCGGCTACCTGCCCGAGGCCATGGCGAACCACCTGGCGCTGCTGGGCTGGGGGCCGACCGACGGCGTCGAGATCCGCCCCATGGCCGAGATCATCGAGCAGTTCCGCCTGGCCGACGTGAACCGGGCGCCGGCGTTCTTCGACACCAAGAAGCTGGAGCACTTCAACGGGGTGTACATCCGGGCGTTGAGCACCGAGGAGTACCTGCGGCGCTCCGAGCCGTGGCTGGGCGAGGCGGCTCCCTGGCCCGCCGAGCGGACCCGCCCCGAGGTGCTGGAGGCCCTGGCCCCGGTGGTGCAGGAGAAGGTGCGCACCCTCGGCGACATCGGCCGCTACGTGGACTGGCTGTTCCTGGAGGAGCCGCCAGCCGATGACGACTCGTGGCGCAAGGCCATGGGCGGCCCGCAGGCCCCGGCGGTGCTGGACGACGCCATCGCCACCTACGCCGCCGCCGACTGGACCCCCGAAGCCGCCCACGCCGCCGCGCTCGCCCTCGCCGAGCGCCACGACCTGAAGCTGGGCAAGGCCCAGGCCCCGATCCGGGTGGCGCTCACCGGACGCACCGTCGGCCCGCCGCTCTTCGAGTCCATGGTCCTGCTGGACCGAGCCGAGGTCCTCCGCCGCCTGCGGAACGCCCGGGCCCGCCTGGATTCGGAGCCCGCCGGCTGA
- a CDS encoding alpha/beta hydrolase: MLGGGLARAVAALVAVALVAVACGGVGDGESADREPGAETGNLVAEPEPSSGEEPPQEPEAPPEPPPPSEPPAGEGSQEPEPPEVPGETVAGESPDEPAEPAAAEEPPPAPEPDADAAELRGMLEFADCGQEYLCATLAVPADHADPGGPTVDLAVGMIPAADPARRVGYLLANPGGPGAGMQGFLDFGAGLSPYLLERFDVIGWDPRAVGGSVPSSCWAEAVELHLLDPVPDSPAEQEALDDAARAVAEECIARLGDMVGHVGTIDTVRDMDAIRRALGADTISYVGFSYGTLLGLLYADLFGERLRAAALDGVADPSLSGTEHAVGQMVGFDRAVEDMFAWCRSDPGCAVSGDPADAYYGLLEQVDEAPLTGPAGELVLDPARVVLAAVFATYSSQLWPYFFQFLAEATAGDGSRLAQLGEAYTLLADLGAFVAINCTDGGAATRAELDALADVLEEVAGVLGRASMISGLPCEHWPVTNGTRPVGPVAAPLAPPILVVGNRGDNATPYEWAVAVAGQLESGVLISYDGNEHGSYGLSNCVTGIVDEYLVNLIVPPDDMDCPRES; the protein is encoded by the coding sequence GTGCTCGGTGGTGGCTTGGCGAGGGCGGTTGCGGCGCTCGTGGCGGTGGCGCTCGTGGCGGTGGCATGTGGTGGCGTCGGAGACGGCGAATCCGCGGACCGCGAGCCCGGCGCCGAGACCGGGAACCTCGTCGCGGAGCCGGAGCCGTCGTCCGGTGAGGAGCCGCCGCAGGAGCCGGAGGCCCCGCCCGAGCCGCCCCCGCCCTCCGAGCCTCCGGCGGGGGAGGGCTCGCAAGAACCGGAACCGCCGGAGGTGCCCGGTGAGACCGTTGCCGGGGAATCGCCGGACGAACCTGCCGAGCCGGCGGCCGCGGAGGAACCGCCGCCGGCCCCCGAGCCGGACGCCGACGCCGCAGAGCTCCGGGGCATGCTCGAGTTCGCCGACTGCGGGCAGGAGTACCTCTGCGCCACGCTGGCCGTGCCCGCCGATCACGCCGACCCCGGCGGGCCCACCGTGGATCTTGCCGTCGGCATGATTCCCGCCGCCGATCCGGCCCGGCGCGTCGGATACCTGCTCGCCAACCCGGGCGGCCCGGGCGCCGGCATGCAGGGGTTCCTGGACTTCGGCGCCGGGCTCTCCCCCTACCTGCTGGAGCGCTTCGACGTGATCGGCTGGGACCCCCGCGCCGTGGGCGGCAGCGTGCCCTCGAGCTGCTGGGCGGAGGCCGTCGAGCTGCACCTCCTGGACCCGGTGCCGGACTCACCGGCCGAGCAGGAGGCCCTCGACGATGCAGCCCGCGCCGTCGCCGAGGAGTGCATCGCCCGGCTCGGCGACATGGTCGGCCACGTCGGCACCATCGACACGGTCCGGGACATGGACGCCATCCGCCGGGCACTCGGCGCCGACACGATCAGCTACGTCGGGTTCAGCTACGGCACGCTTCTGGGCCTGCTCTACGCCGACCTGTTCGGCGAGCGCCTTCGTGCGGCCGCCCTCGACGGCGTGGCCGATCCGTCGCTGTCGGGAACCGAGCACGCCGTCGGGCAGATGGTGGGCTTCGACAGGGCGGTCGAGGACATGTTCGCCTGGTGCCGCAGCGACCCCGGCTGTGCGGTCAGCGGCGATCCCGCCGACGCCTACTACGGGTTGCTGGAGCAGGTGGACGAGGCCCCGCTCACCGGCCCGGCCGGCGAACTCGTGCTGGACCCCGCCAGGGTGGTGCTGGCCGCGGTGTTCGCCACCTACAGCTCGCAGCTCTGGCCATACTTCTTCCAGTTCCTGGCCGAGGCGACCGCGGGCGACGGCTCGAGACTTGCGCAACTCGGCGAGGCCTACACCCTGCTGGCCGACCTCGGCGCCTTCGTCGCCATCAACTGCACCGACGGCGGCGCCGCCACCCGCGCCGAACTCGACGCCCTGGCCGACGTGCTGGAGGAGGTGGCCGGCGTCCTCGGGCGGGCCTCGATGATCTCGGGGTTGCCGTGCGAGCACTGGCCGGTCACGAACGGCACGCGGCCCGTCGGGCCGGTCGCCGCTCCCCTGGCCCCGCCGATCCTCGTGGTGGGCAACCGGGGCGACAACGCCACGCCCTACGAGTGGGCCGTGGCGGTCGCCGGACAGCTCGAATCAGGGGTGCTGATCAGCTACGACGGCAACGAGCACGGCAGCTACGGGCTCAGCAACTGCGTCACCGGCATCGTGGACGAGTACCTGGTGAACCTCATCGTGCCGCCGGACGACATGGACTGCCCCCGGGAGTCCTAG
- a CDS encoding CarD family transcriptional regulator: MSYDVGDRVVYPHHGAAVIERREMREAFGTETEYLVLRMAHGDMTVAVPADKLDDVGVRWPISADEVEDLFEVLRKRDVHEPANWSRRFKNHQEKLKSGDVYQVAEIVRNLALRDRAKGLSAGEKTLCSKARSVLISELSFALDISEEDAVEKVDEALQ, translated from the coding sequence ATGAGCTACGACGTTGGAGACCGGGTCGTGTACCCACATCACGGCGCCGCGGTCATCGAGCGCCGGGAGATGCGCGAGGCCTTCGGCACCGAGACCGAGTACCTGGTGCTCCGCATGGCCCACGGCGACATGACCGTGGCGGTGCCGGCGGACAAACTCGACGACGTGGGCGTGCGCTGGCCCATCAGCGCCGACGAGGTGGAGGACCTCTTCGAAGTGCTGCGCAAGCGTGACGTGCACGAGCCGGCCAACTGGAGCCGCCGCTTCAAGAACCACCAGGAGAAGCTGAAGTCCGGCGACGTCTACCAGGTGGCCGAGATCGTCCGGAACCTGGCCCTGCGTGACCGGGCCAAGGGCCTGTCGGCGGGCGAGAAGACGCTGTGCTCGAAGGCGCGCAGCGTGCTGATCTCGGAGTTGAGCTTCGCCCTCGACATCTCCGAGGAGGACGCCGTCGAGAAGGTGGACGAGGCCCTGCAGTAG
- the rpiB gene encoding ribose 5-phosphate isomerase B, with product MRVATGSDHAGYQLKSLLAGRLAERGHEVVDLGAHSEDRVDYPDFGAAVGRAVAAGEADLGVCVCGSGIGIAMAANKISGIRAAVVHDTTSAALARMHNDANVVCFGQRLLDESVALEALDAFLDAGFEGGRHVARVAKLDAL from the coding sequence GTGCGCGTTGCCACAGGGTCTGACCACGCCGGCTACCAGCTGAAGAGCCTCCTGGCCGGGCGTCTCGCCGAGCGGGGCCACGAGGTCGTCGACCTGGGCGCCCACAGCGAGGACCGCGTCGACTATCCCGATTTCGGCGCCGCGGTCGGCCGCGCCGTGGCCGCCGGCGAGGCCGACCTGGGGGTGTGCGTGTGCGGCAGCGGAATCGGCATCGCCATGGCGGCGAACAAGATCTCCGGCATCCGGGCGGCGGTTGTGCACGACACCACCTCGGCGGCCCTGGCCCGCATGCACAACGACGCCAACGTGGTCTGCTTCGGCCAGCGCCTGCTCGACGAGTCCGTCGCCCTCGAGGCCCTCGACGCCTTCCTGGACGCCGGCTTCGAGGGCGGCCGCCACGTGGCCCGGGTCGCCAAGCTGGACGCACTGTGA